TCTGTTCCAAAAATATCTTCAGAAGAAGAATTATTATTGGAATTAGACTGATTATTATTTGTATTTCCACTTTGATTGTTACTATTATTCTGAGAATTATTATTCTGAGATTGTTGTTGTGTATTAGAATCTTGTTGGTTCTGTTGCTTTTCTTTCTCTTTTTTCTTTAGTTCTTTTTTCTCTTTCTTAACTTGTTTATCAACTTTATCTCTTAGAAATTCAAGTTTATTAGTTAATTTCTTAATCTCACTTTTACTAATATCAATAGAGTCAGATTTATCAGTAACTTCTTTTAAAAATAATTTAGTTGCTTCTACTAGATACATTATATTGTATCCGATGATTACATTTAATTTATCTTTGAATAGATTAAAGTTTTGTAGTATCCTATATAAGTAAACTTGTAATTGTTCTAACCTATCATATAAATCAGCAAACACTGGAGATATATCCAATAATTTTTCAAGTATTCTAATATACTCATCTACAATATCAGATATCTCTGATACTATCATAACTTTTCCAACATCATTTAAATCAAGCTTAGGTTGTTGCTGATCTGTCGTTCCACTACCTCCGCCACCAAATATATCTTCACCTCCTCCACTATCACTACCAAATAAATCTTCTTCTAATATTCTTTCTTCATCATTAAAATCCGAAACCACCTGTACTACCTCCTGTTTCACCTTGATTTGGATTTAAAATAGTATCTTGCATTTTATCAACCATAGCTGCTTTTCCCTCTTTATCATCAAGTAAATCACCAAAGTATTTTCTAAATACTGCTTTAGATGATATGCCTACTGCATCTAATATATCCTTCATACCTGCGAAACTTTGTATCATTTCTGAGTATTTTTCTAATAATAATTTTACTGGTGGTTTAAATTCTACAATTAAATCTAAATCTTTTCCATAACGATATCTACCAACTTTCTTTAGTAATTCTTGGAAATATCTTCTAAATAATCTTTGATAGTTTAATACAGTTACAGCAAATACTATATTCTCCTGACTTAATGTTCCTCTAGTTTCATAATTTTGTTCTATTCCTAAATAAGCAGGAGGAACTTCTAATCCTGCAACTAACATATCTCTCATCTTCTCCCAATCTTCAACTGTAATATTTAACTGTGGATTTTGTATACTATCAATTTCAACAAATCTTTTTCCATCTCTCATAGGAGCAAATACATCTTCAAATTGTCCTATCTTAGATGCTATTTCATCTATAGCCATACTTTCTATATTTATTCTTTGTCTTTTTAAACTTCTTATAAATGATTGTAATTTATCTTGAACATCTTTTGTCTTTCCAACTTCAACATGAAATATTCTTCTATCTATAGATCTTGTTAATCTATAATAAACAATAGCATTTTCAAGTGCTATTAGATTTCTTGCAGCAATTTCAACACCTCTTAATTTAGATTGACCATATGGACTAAATTCTGAAGGAACTAATTTAAAGTGAACCATTCTATCTGGAGGAACAAATCTAACTTCTATATTAGAATTTGATTCTAAATTCATTAGTAGTGTTAATATAACATCAGATATTTCACTTTTAGCTATACTGAAAGTTTTATCATCATACTTGTCTTTTAATAAATTTTTTAGTATCTCTTTTGAAAAATCTGCAACTTTCTTTTTAGTTTGTTCTATATCAGTTGTTGTATCAATATTCATAGCAGTATTAACACCAAACATCGGAATTTGATAAATTGGTATACCTAATGATTGGCCTGGAAATAATTTGGAATTTGATATATTTGGAAACACAAGATAGCCAAGAACTACATCATCATAACCAAGTACTACAACATTACTTGGATGATGATATTTTAATTTTACAGGAGCTGATTTCTTTTTAGTTGGTGCTTTAACAT
The nucleotide sequence above comes from Nitrososphaerota archaeon. Encoded proteins:
- a CDS encoding portal protein, producing MSVEKLDSIFKKISKEITGSENLSFLNNLKDVISSISKRLDYTVSDYSSVTSSILQNFDKQSNIEQKLSEIQPEKSRVFRYREYEYITNRITYIQRGLNILAQNILSPDDVTKLMFDITGDEKRYGYKLIEELSIDISAINIIFKTLQLGDFFVELVTDETYKKHMKALLTETELNKKVLVEVSSNVKAPTKKKSAPVKLKYHHPSNVVVLGYDDVVLGYLVFPNISNSKLFPGQSLGIPIYQIPMFGVNTAMNIDTTTDIEQTKKKVADFSKEILKNLLKDKYDDKTFSIAKSEISDVILTLLMNLESNSNIEVRFVPPDRMVHFKLVPSEFSPYGQSKLRGVEIAARNLIALENAIVYYRLTRSIDRRIFHVEVGKTKDVQDKLQSFIRSLKRQRINIESMAIDEIASKIGQFEDVFAPMRDGKRFVEIDSIQNPQLNITVEDWEKMRDMLVAGLEVPPAYLGIEQNYETRGTLSQENIVFAVTVLNYQRLFRRYFQELLKKVGRYRYGKDLDLIVEFKPPVKLLLEKYSEMIQSFAGMKDILDAVGISSKAVFRKYFGDLLDDKEGKAAMVDKMQDTILNPNQGETGGSTGGFGF